cctttctttgtttcttaaaCAAATTCATTCAAACCGATTATTCAAATTATTCCGGGTGGCATGTCGCCAGAGCTCCCAAGAACGCtcacccccaaaaaatcccgcCTATCCCACCCCCACAGGTGGTTCTTGTCCCATTAGCTGCCAGTATTCACCTCTTCGAAAATATCTTAATAATCTAGCCAATGTTATCGTAACAACAACACACAACTTTattaacaacaaagaaacacaTAATACCGGCATACACGCCTACATTTGGCAAAAACTGTTCGAGGGACGCTACGTACGCGTACTGGTACAATTGAGACACTTTGCAAGGAAATAAAAGAGATTTACAACATACCAGGAGAAAGAGACAACTAGAAAAGAATAATGTCAATTGGTAGGCCTGTCAGGTTTAAGTCATAGATTTAGGGGTTGTTCATGGAGGGAGAAGGATCCTAGTACCAGGAAAATCCTAGAAGGCGGATCATCCCAGCACCAAATGTTTTCTGTGTATTCAGTTTGCATCCAAAAGGTTGCACTTGTCCCTCGTGCTAGGATCTTCCCAGCTGAGTGAgaggtaggaagatcctagcaccataTAACCTGCCTTCGCTAGGAAGATCTTACAGTGCTAGggacaaaccagacaaaaatggTGGCGGGTTGTTCAGTGGGTAATCACAACAAAGCCAACCATTTCGTTTGGTGTTACCACGAGCATATTATAgtgattattatacattgtactcactatctgtcttctcattggctaagagcctaaaGCTAAATTTGGAAATCAGtgcacaacctacagattagttactTATCTGCTTGCAGATATAACAGACTAGCCTGTatgttgcgcgcgcaatgcatgatttccagtAACAATACtaattcaggttccttgcgacGGTGTGGTTGTCGTTTTTTTCGTCAAAACAatatacagtctaacctctccttacggacacctctataatacggtcacctctctATGACGGACTGTAcctttggtcccagaaatgccaaaaatcatacattccctacctctataatacggacacctctgtaaaacggacacttggttctgtccctttggtgtccgtattaaagaggtttgactgtataataaaacaattattagatttggtttttgtgatatcctaaataatcaaggtctcggtaagtgttatcagcctcggcctttggctcagctgataacacttacctcgaccttgtttatttcggatatcacaaaaacctcatccaataactgTTTAGAATTCCGCTGAAAGGTAGTTAATAacgccagtaaagagagcagaagGACCCAAATTGCATTCTTGTTCTTGTCATCCGCCATCTTAAATTCCTTCACTACTTAGGCACCACACGGACCAAAATTTCGGTATGTAGACCCAACCAGGATTTTCCTGGTACTTGAATCAGTTGCTTCCTCCATATAAACAGTCCCTTATTTGAGATTGGTTTATTACACTGACTGCATTTGTTACCAATGGAGGCAAGACATTAAACGCATCGCTGAAAATACGATAGACAAAATCTGCATAAACGTCCCCTTAATTGCcaccccccgggggggcttgaAACGCTATTCAATGATCATCACACCCGTATAAAGAAATTTTAGGTTTTCGGTGTGTGGAATAGTAATCATTCTAGATCCATGTCTGGCGAGTAGTAAATGACGCCGCCATACTTGGATTTTACGGAGGTCAGTGTTATAGCTTTGAGTAGATTTTGTTCGAGTTTGTCTGATTGGTTTACTAGGTGTTGCAAAAATCAAGACTTCAAACAACGCTGAAAGTGCGATGAGgtggatatttacttttttctttcatctttgCGTCCAGGTGGCGCCATTTGTACTAAAAATAACCCAACAAGCATTTCATATGGTTTTGCGACGTCTCTGTTCCCGGCTATACTCTCGCTCTTCTTTCGCCTCCCTCCTTAAATGATATTAACCGAAGTGTTCATCGATTTAAACTAACTCTCTCGGAGAAAAAATAACTGACTTGAAGCAATAATCTAAAGGTGTGATTTTGGTTCAGGACCCATGAAGCGCGACAATATTTGCATTTCTCAGGGCCAGCGCAGGGCATTGTAAATCGGTCAAGCATTCTAAGCAGCCTTGCCACTAACAAGCTACAAATATATAGGAGACATTAACACCTCTTCTACTTTAATGTTAGAAGTATATCTGAAGAAGCGATTGACGGTGCCAGTTTCACTACTAGCAATGTTACTGACCACTACGCTACTTTGTGCAATGTTCCCTATTGTCCAGTTGATGACAGTGTCAACCAAGTATGGAGATCTTGAGGGCCTGATAGATTCCTACCCGAATCCCTACACTCCGTTCACATCCGTCATCAAGTTTCTTGGTGTTCCCTTCGCCGCTCCACCGATTGGAAAGCTGCGGTTCAAGGCACCACTGCCGCCAAACGAATGGAAACCGACGGTTCGCCAAGCAAAAGTGCTCCGAAAGATCTGTTGGCAGGATAAAACCTTCGAATTTCTAGACAaactttttaatgaaaatttcatATACAGTGAAGATTGCTTGTATCTCAACGTCTACACCCCGAACGTTAGCCAGAGTTTCCCAGTGATGGTTTATATCCACGGTGGTGGCTACGAACTCGGTTCAGCCCTTCCATGGCCCGGTGATATTTTGGCTCTTCAGGGACTGGTAGTTGTAATAATTCAGTATCGTCTTGGTCCATTTGGTTTCTTGACCACCGGAGATTCCGCGTCCCCTggaaactttggaatgctggaTCAAGTCGAAGCTCTGAAATGGGTCAAAGAAAACATTGAGAATTTTGGCGGGAATCCCAACAAGgtgaccatatttggagaaaGCGCAGGGGCAACAAGCGTAAGCCTCCATCTGATGTCGCCTCTTTCCCAGGGGCTTTTCCACCGAGTTATCGCGGAGAGTGGTGTAGACTTGTGCTCCTGGGCAATTCAACCAACTTCATTAGGTGTCAATTACGCTAAAGAACTTTCTCAAAAATTAAACTGTCCAGTGGGTAATCACGATGCTATGGTAAACTGCATACGAGAGAAAGGCGCCGCTGACATACAAAATGCGTCTAAGTCAACAAACAGTTATCGGTCTGTTGATTACCTTCAATGGGCGCCTGTTGTggataaaaactttcttcatGATACACCTCAAAATCTACGGGTAAAAGGCGATTTTGAGCGAGTACCGTTAATGATTGGTTTTACCAGCAACGAAAGCGCAGACAGTCTTGAATCCATCGCGGAGAAGTTTTTCGACTTGACAGAGAGTGTAGACAACGGAGTCAGCccggtttatttcaaaacatttaTAGCTAAACTTTCGCAAGCTCTAAACAGCAGGTTAATCTAACACTGTatattgaatgtttttttttatcacctgACGAAGGCTTCCACACAGGTCGCTGAAACCTTGGGGCACTGTCGCCAACAGCAGGGACCGAGGAGCATATTTTGAATTGGTGGGGCTAGCTCGCGCTACGCGCGAACTCGACTGGCACCAAAGGCGCCAGTCATCTAGCGGGGTCCGGGGACATAACGTCTCTggaaaactttgaaatttaGAGCTTCTGAAATCACCGGAAAAGCGTTTATTTCTAATTTTATATCACCACTCTGTTAGTTTTCTGCACAAAAACGTATATTTAAAACATAATTATAGCATGATATGACGTTCATTCCAAGTGACAAAAgcttaatgttttaaaaagccAACTGTTAAATTTATAACCTTTTGCAAGGGTACTCCTGGCCACCTTCGCTGTCTCTGAACAGTAATTCTATTCAAGAGAAAAACTATGACAGTTAATTATGATATAAGTCCTGAGCTCAAGCCATTTACCGTTTTCGTCTTTCTAActcttctcttttttcctttttcttttctttttctattttgacaACCTTGATCATGAGCTGAGGCCATTTCCCTTTCATCTGAAGATGGCACACTCTCAAGCTGTTGAGAAGCTGGGGATAATTTTTCGatgattttgaataaaaacagCTCTATTTACAACCACACTTTCACAACCTCAAAACAACTGATTTTCTGACCGAGATAACCAAACTCCAGTATTATTACTGTCCATTCAAATCATTTACACGTTGTACTATTTGTTTTAGGAACCAAACCGCTGACCTAATCGCAGATGCCTTAGAGTTCATGTACACCTCATGGCCTGATAACAGTGATAAATACGCCCTGAGAATCCAACTAGTAAGTCTCGTCAGTGACAAAGTATACTTCGCACCAAGTCACCAGGTCGGCGATATTCATAGTCGAGTTTCTTCGGTTTACATGTACGAGTTCGCTCGTCGACCAAAAACTATACAGGCAGCCGAATGGATGGGTGTGCCTCACGCTGCAAATGTGATATTTGACTTTGGCTGGCCATTCCTACCGAATTTCGCAGGTGTTTACGACGACGCTGACCAAAACGTCTCTTTGTTTATTATGACCACATACGCAAACTTTGCCCGCTCCGGCGATCCCACACCCCAATCAGTCAGCGGTATTACCTGGGAAGGCTACAATTCGAGTCACAGAGCTTACCTACAAGTTGACACAGTTCCCAAGATGAAGTCGTCATTTAATCCTCGTCGAGTTTCTTTTTGGAATGACTACTATGCTAAACTGACGGAGATAAACTTTGATTCTAAGGAGATCATAGTGAGCAGTGCAAGCCCCACAAATGTTGCCATGGCGGCGTTTAATCTGATTGCTGTTTTAACCATCTTTTTCATGTGACAATAACCGACTTTTACATTTTAGTGACCACTGTCTCCTAAAGATAAGTCACGAAGAATTTTTAATTCGCCTTCGTAATTTAGTCCACAGCTATTTAGTAGCTTCAGTAACTTTACCTCAAGGGAATTTCATCAGTTACTCGCTTAAACTTCTCGCAAG
The sequence above is a segment of the Porites lutea chromosome 3, jaPorLute2.1, whole genome shotgun sequence genome. Coding sequences within it:
- the LOC140932349 gene encoding neuroligin-4, X-linked-like, with protein sequence MLEVYLKKRLTVPVSLLAMLLTTTLLCAMFPIVQLMTVSTKYGDLEGLIDSYPNPYTPFTSVIKFLGVPFAAPPIGKLRFKAPLPPNEWKPTVRQAKVLRKICWQDKTFEFLDKLFNENFIYSEDCLYLNVYTPNVSQSFPVMVYIHGGGYELGSALPWPGDILALQGLVVVIIQYRLGPFGFLTTGDSASPGNFGMLDQVEALKWVKENIENFGGNPNKVTIFGESAGATSVSLHLMSPLSQGLFHRVIAESGVDLCSWAIQPTSLGVNYAKELSQKLNCPVGNHDAMVNCIREKGAADIQNASKSTNSYRSVDYLQWAPVVDKNFLHDTPQNLRVKGDFERVPLMIGFTSNESADSLESIAEKFFDLTESVDNGVSPVYFKTFIAKLSQALNSRNQTADLIADALEFMYTSWPDNSDKYALRIQLVSLVSDKVYFAPSHQVGDIHSRVSSVYMYEFARRPKTIQAAEWMGVPHAANVIFDFGWPFLPNFAGVYDDADQNVSLFIMTTYANFARSGDPTPQSVSGITWEGYNSSHRAYLQVDTVPKMKSSFNPRRVSFWNDYYAKLTEINFDSKEIIVSSASPTNVAMAAFNLIAVLTIFFM